One region of Primulina tabacum isolate GXHZ01 chromosome 1, ASM2559414v2, whole genome shotgun sequence genomic DNA includes:
- the LOC142518892 gene encoding uncharacterized protein LOC142518892 isoform X2: MAFSSVPRFSTFSTISLYISERSPSIQLPIIHSSKFRNVDYRNTRLECKLQRCHAGAKDQRSGGSPATKKKKKPSSRNLVEDDFVIEKSGGVGGGGGVEVLESPSHPGYAALPLPKPPAGFVLDEQGRVLMASNKRIVRIVDSTNNLPLDCVIRRIFINSCGDECMLVCPLDMPVQILKSVNVEGWSAVSDEEVEAILPTAAYTLAKIHMHLVHSGFCYTAQGGFCYSEKDIFEVHIDGGEDVDGLPTEGIEIACFHLDGSHYMIYTPSDPLLFVAVKDKNGALLIADDELLDDLAVVGAIDEETEFNALVEEEAALLDSLLGKS, encoded by the exons ATGGCATTCTCCTCTGTTCCCAGATTTTCTACATTTTCGACGATTTCTTTATATATTTCGGAACGCTCTCCAAGTATTCAGCTGCCCATTATTCATTCTTCCAAGTTCAGAAACGTGGATTACAGAAATACGAGACTTGAATGTAAATTACAGCGCTGTCACGCGGGAGCCAAGGATCAACGGAGTGGTGGGTCGCCGGcgacgaagaagaagaagaaacccAGTAGCAGGAATTTGGTAGAAGATGATTTTGTCATCGAAAAAAGTGGTGGGGTCGGCGGCGGTGGTGGAGTTGAGGTGCTAGAGTCACCGTCTCACCCGGGGTACGCTGCGTTGCCGCTGCCAAAGCCGCCTGCTGGTTTCGTGTTGGATGAGCAAGGGAGAGTTCTGATGGCTTCTAATAAACGTATCGTCAGAATC GTCGATTCTACTAATAACCTTCCCTTGGATTGTGTTATAAGGAGGATATTTATAAATTCATGCGGAGATGAGTGCATGTTAGTCTGCCCACTTGATAT GCCTGTTCAGATTTTGAAGAGCGTCAATGTTGAAGGATGGTCTGCT GTCAGTGATGAAGAAGTTGAGGCAATCCTCCCCACTGCAGCTTATACCCTTGCCAAAATACATATGCATCTGGTGCACAGCGG ATTTTGTTACACGGCACAAGGCGGTTTTTGCTATTCAGAGAAAGACATATTTGAAGTTCACATAG ATGGTGGTGAAGATGTAGATGGTTTGCCCACTGAAGGCATTGAAATTGCTTGTTTCCATCTG GATGGTTCTCATTATATGATATATACGCCTTCTGACCCTCTGTTGTTCGTGGCTGTCAAG GATAAAAATGGTGCCTTACTAATAGCGGATGAT GAACTTTTGGATGATCTTGCTGTAGTCGGTGCAATAGATGAAGAGACTGAATTCAATGCCTTAGTG GAAGAAGAAGCAGCTCTTCTTGACTCGTTACTTGGAAAAAGTTGA
- the LOC142518892 gene encoding uncharacterized protein LOC142518892 isoform X1, translated as MAFSSVPRFSTFSTISLYISERSPSIQLPIIHSSKFRNVDYRNTRLECKLQRCHAGAKDQRSGGSPATKKKKKPSSRNLVEDDFVIEKSGGVGGGGGVEVLESPSHPGYAALPLPKPPAGFVLDEQGRVLMASNKRIVRIVDSTNNLPLDCVIRRIFINSCGDECMLVCPLDMPVQILKSVNVEGWSAVSDEEVEAILPTAAYTLAKIHMHLVHSGFCYTAQGGFCYSEKDIFEVHIDGGEDVDGLPTEGIEIACFHLDGSHYMIYTPSDPLLFVAVKDKNGALLIADDELLDDLAVVGAIDEETEFNALVQEEEAALLDSLLGKS; from the exons ATGGCATTCTCCTCTGTTCCCAGATTTTCTACATTTTCGACGATTTCTTTATATATTTCGGAACGCTCTCCAAGTATTCAGCTGCCCATTATTCATTCTTCCAAGTTCAGAAACGTGGATTACAGAAATACGAGACTTGAATGTAAATTACAGCGCTGTCACGCGGGAGCCAAGGATCAACGGAGTGGTGGGTCGCCGGcgacgaagaagaagaagaaacccAGTAGCAGGAATTTGGTAGAAGATGATTTTGTCATCGAAAAAAGTGGTGGGGTCGGCGGCGGTGGTGGAGTTGAGGTGCTAGAGTCACCGTCTCACCCGGGGTACGCTGCGTTGCCGCTGCCAAAGCCGCCTGCTGGTTTCGTGTTGGATGAGCAAGGGAGAGTTCTGATGGCTTCTAATAAACGTATCGTCAGAATC GTCGATTCTACTAATAACCTTCCCTTGGATTGTGTTATAAGGAGGATATTTATAAATTCATGCGGAGATGAGTGCATGTTAGTCTGCCCACTTGATAT GCCTGTTCAGATTTTGAAGAGCGTCAATGTTGAAGGATGGTCTGCT GTCAGTGATGAAGAAGTTGAGGCAATCCTCCCCACTGCAGCTTATACCCTTGCCAAAATACATATGCATCTGGTGCACAGCGG ATTTTGTTACACGGCACAAGGCGGTTTTTGCTATTCAGAGAAAGACATATTTGAAGTTCACATAG ATGGTGGTGAAGATGTAGATGGTTTGCCCACTGAAGGCATTGAAATTGCTTGTTTCCATCTG GATGGTTCTCATTATATGATATATACGCCTTCTGACCCTCTGTTGTTCGTGGCTGTCAAG GATAAAAATGGTGCCTTACTAATAGCGGATGAT GAACTTTTGGATGATCTTGCTGTAGTCGGTGCAATAGATGAAGAGACTGAATTCAATGCCTTAGTG CAGGAAGAAGAAGCAGCTCTTCTTGACTCGTTACTTGGAAAAAGTTGA